A genome region from Trachemys scripta elegans isolate TJP31775 chromosome 2, CAS_Tse_1.0, whole genome shotgun sequence includes the following:
- the HGH1 gene encoding protein HGH1 homolog, whose amino-acid sequence MDEEQARELLGFLHLDTRPDLKGQATGYILGLTGNVEGRTLLAGRPDFLEALLLLTGDRSLAVVKDSYHSLINLSVAVATHEVLAKELPVLLHRLLDPGYAFADQVCTLLSNLSREEGTCRQVFQAVQEEGLGLARVVEAFCTEGYNKKAALHYLGPLLSNLTQLPETREFLLDRSRCMVQRLLPYTQYEASAIRRGGVIGTLRNCCFEYKYHEWLLGAEVDLLPFLLLPLAGPEEFPEAEMERLPVDLQYLPQDKQREKDPDIRKMLLEAVMLLTATKAGRQLVKEKGTYLVVRELHQWETEPDVQAACEKLIQVLIGDEPEPGMENLLEVKIPEDVEERLQHLDREEERQQGQQETQSKGPGAQMGSSGLSR is encoded by the exons ATGGACGAGGAGCAGGCCAGAGAGCTGCTGGGGTTCCTCCACCTGGACACCCGGCCTGATCTAAAGGGCCAGGCCACAGGCTACATCCTGGGGCTCACGGGCAATGTGGAGGGGCGGACGCTGCTGGCAGGCAGGCCGGATTTCCTggaggctctgctgctgctgacggGTGACCGCTCCTTGGCCGTGGTGAAGGACAGTTACCACTCGCTCATCAACCTGTCTGTGGCCGTGGCCACCCACGAGGTCCTGGCCAAGGAGCTCCCAGTGCTGCTGCACCGCCTGCTGGACCCGGGCTACGCCTTCGCCGACCAGGTCTGCACCCTCCTCTCCAACCTGTCCCGGGAGGAGGGCACCTGCCGCCAGGTTTTCCAGGCCgtgcaggaggaggggctggggctggcccggGTGGTGGAGGCGTTCTGCACTGAAGGCTACAACAAGAAGGCAGCCCTGCACTACCTGGGCCCCCTGCTCTCCAATCTGACTCAGCTGCCGGAGACCCGGGAGTTCCTGCTGGACAGATCCAG GTGCATGGTACAGAGGCTGCTGCCCTACACGCAGTACGAGGCCTCCGCCATCCGCCGAGGGGGGGTGATCGGGACGCTCAGGAACTGCTGCTTCGAGTACA AGTACCATGAGTGGCTGCTAGGCGCCGAGGTGGACCTGctccccttcctcctgctgcCTTTGGCGGGCCCTGAGGAATTCCCTGAAGCGGAAATGGAAA ggctgcccgTGGACCTGCAGTACCTGCCGCAGGACAAGCAGCGGGAGAAGGACCCTGACATCCGGAAGATGCTGCTAGAGGCAGTCATGCTG CTCACCGCCACCAAGGCCGGCCGGCAGCTGGTGAAGGAGAAGGGCACCTACCTGGTCGTGCGGGAGCTCCACCAGTGGGAGACGGAGCCCGACGTCCAGGCTGCCTGCGAGAAGCTGATCCAG GTGCTGATTGGGGATGAGCCAGAGCCCGGGATGGAGAATCTGCTGGAGGTGAAGATCCCCGAGGACGTGGAGGAGCGACTGCAGCATCTGGACCGGGAGGAGGAGCGGCAGCAAGGGCAGCAGGAGACGCAGAGCAAGGGGCCTGGGGCGCAGATGGGATCCTCGGGGCTGTCGAGGTGA